The Streptomyces noursei ATCC 11455 sequence ATATCCCGAAGTACTTGCTGACCATCCAGAACCCGCCGTCGTTGACGTGCGAGGCGAAGATCGAGCCCGCCGAGATCGCCATGATGACCAGCGCCAACCGGGCCTGGGAGAAGCCCTGCGCCTCGACCAGCGGCAGCACGATCCCGGCGGTGGTCACGATCGCCACCGTCGCCGAGCCCTGGGCCACCCGCAGGACCAGCGAGAGCAGATAGGCCAGCACGATCACCGGCAGGCCGACGTGGTGGAAGGTGTCCGACAGCGCGGTGGCCACCCCGCTGCCCTTGAGGACCGCGCCGAAGATCCCGCCCGCGCCGACGACCAGCAGGATGTTGCCGACCGGCTTGAGGGAGGAGGTGGAGACCTTCTCCAGGGACGTGCGGGACCAGCCGCGGCGCACGCCGAGCAGGTAGTACGCCAGCAGCAGGGCGAGGGTCAGGGCGACGAAGGGGTGGCCGAAGAACTCGATGACCGAGCGGCCGGCGGACGGGGCCAGCACGATGGAGGAGAAGGTCGCCAGCAGGATCAGCACCAGCGGGGTGCCGATGATGGCGAGGACGGTGCCCAGCGCGACCGGCTTCTCCGGCGAGGTGCCTCCCCCAAGCTCTCCGGCAGGCTCCGAGCAGCGGGAACCCCCACCCGTGGCCTGCTCGGCGGCGACCGCGGCCCGGGCCTCCTCGGCGGCCTCGGCCATGTCCTGCGGCACGGGCACGAACAGCCGCTTGCCGATCCACGCGGCGTACCCCCAGGCCGCGAGCACCGCGGGCACCCCGCACAGCACGCCCATGAGGATCACCCAGCCCAGGTCGACCTTGAACAGGCCGGCCGCGGCCACCGGTCCGGGGTGCGGCGGCAGGAAGGCATGGGTCATGGACAGTCCGGCCAGCAGCGGCATGGCGTAGAGCACGATCGACTTGCCGCTCTTCTTGGCGGCGGCGTAGACGATCGGCGCCAAGACGAAGATGCCGACGTCGAAGAAGACCGGGATGCCGAAGATCAGGCCGGTCAGGCCCATCGCCAGCGGTGCCCGCCGCTCGCCGAAGAGGGCCAGCAGCCGGGCGCTCAACACCGCGGCCCCGCCGGAGACTTCGAGGATCGCGCCGAGCATGGTGCCCAGGCCGATGATGACGGCGACATGACCGAGGATCCCGCCCATGCCGGTCTCGATCATGGAGACCGCGTCGGCCCGCGCGGAATGCGCTGATGGATGCAGCTGGACCGTGCCGAAGAGTTCGGTGACCGAGAGGCCGGCGGCCAGGCCGACCGCGATGGAGACGCCGAGCAGGGCGACGAAGGGCTGCAGCCTGACCTTCATGATCAGGAAGAGCAGCAGGGCGATGCCGAGGGCGGCGACGGTCAGCAGGCCGGGCGTGCCCGGTATCAGGGCGAGCAGTCCGCCGGTGTGGGGTGGCGGTGGGGCGGTGGGCGCGGCGAGGACCATGGGTGACTCCGTTGTCAGGCGGGATGTGTCCAGGCAGGGGGGACCGCGGCACGGCGCCCCGGTCGGACGGGGCGCCGTGCCGTGCGGCGGGCGGTGCGCTAACGGCGGGCGGTGCAAGGGGTGTTGATGCCTCAGCTCAGGACGGCGAGCGCGTCGATCTCGATGAGCAGGCCCCTGGGCAGGCCGACGTAGACGGTGGTCCGGGCGGCCGGGGCCGCCTTGAGGCCCTGCTCCTCGAAGTAGGCGTTGTAGATCTCGTTCATCTCGGCGAAGTGGTCCACGTCGGTGAGGTAGACGCGCATCATCATCACGTCGTCCCAGGTGGCGCCGCCCTCTTCGAGGATCGCCCGGACGTTGGCGAAGGTCTGGAGGGTCTGCTCGCGCAGCGTCGGGCCGGCCGGCGTCGGGGGCTGGCCCTCGACGGCGGGCAGGAAGCCGACCTGGCCGGCGACCTGGAGGATGTTGCCCTTCTTGACGCCGTGCGAGAACTTCGCGGGCGGGGTGGTGTGGGTGGCCGGGGTGAGGGCGATCTTCTCGCTCATATGTGTCCTTCAGACGTGCTTCACGGGGCCGGCTCGTGGCCGGGGCTTGTGGTGCCGGAGTACTCCCGGCTGAT is a genomic window containing:
- a CDS encoding GntP family permease encodes the protein MVLAAPTAPPPPHTGGLLALIPGTPGLLTVAALGIALLLFLIMKVRLQPFVALLGVSIAVGLAAGLSVTELFGTVQLHPSAHSARADAVSMIETGMGGILGHVAVIIGLGTMLGAILEVSGGAAVLSARLLALFGERRAPLAMGLTGLIFGIPVFFDVGIFVLAPIVYAAAKKSGKSIVLYAMPLLAGLSMTHAFLPPHPGPVAAAGLFKVDLGWVILMGVLCGVPAVLAAWGYAAWIGKRLFVPVPQDMAEAAEEARAAVAAEQATGGGSRCSEPAGELGGGTSPEKPVALGTVLAIIGTPLVLILLATFSSIVLAPSAGRSVIEFFGHPFVALTLALLLAYYLLGVRRGWSRTSLEKVSTSSLKPVGNILLVVGAGGIFGAVLKGSGVATALSDTFHHVGLPVIVLAYLLSLVLRVAQGSATVAIVTTAGIVLPLVEAQGFSQARLALVIMAISAGSIFASHVNDGGFWMVSKYFGISERDTLKSWTVLESVLSVVGFAAAAVLSLVF
- a CDS encoding RidA family protein; translated protein: MSEKIALTPATHTTPPAKFSHGVKKGNILQVAGQVGFLPAVEGQPPTPAGPTLREQTLQTFANVRAILEEGGATWDDVMMMRVYLTDVDHFAEMNEIYNAYFEEQGLKAAPAARTTVYVGLPRGLLIEIDALAVLS